AAATTGCTCCACTGCTTCGAAATAGGTTTGCAGCATGAGCTTGAGTTTGGGAGCTGCTGAGGTTAACGTGTGGTAAATGGTTTGTAATCGACGTAAATCTTCATCACTTACCCCTGTTACAAGCACCGGTTCATCGATCTGCACCCAAACAGCACCTTCAGCCTCCAACTCTCTAAGAATTTGAGCATATAGCGGCAGAAGCTTCTCCAGCCAAGCATCGAATTCCGATTGAGCGTATCCTTTGGACAACTTCAGGAAAGTCAGCGGCCCAACGATAACAGGCTTGCCGTCAATGCCCAGCTTCTCCTTCGCTTCCCGGTAGGCAATCAGCGGCTTGTTCTCCGTAAGCTGCGGCGTGGTGCCGTTCAGTTCAGGTACGATATAGTGATAGTTCGTGTTGAACCATTTCGTCATTTCACTTGCAGCTGCTTCCTTCGTTCCTCGAGCGATCCCGTAGTACACAGACAGTGGTACGGTCCCGCTGTGATAAGTAAACCTGCTAGGAACAAGACCAAACATCACGGCTGTATCCAAAATATGATCGTAATAGCTGAAATCATTAACCGGAATGAGATCAATGCCCGTTTCCTTTAATTTTCGTAAATGATCTAGACGAATCTGAGTGAAACGGCTGTGCAGTTCCGCCTCCTCCCACTTGCCCGACCAAAATCCCTCCAACGCCTTCTTCCATTCTCGATCTGCGCCAATACGCGGATACCCCAGCACACTGCTCTTACTCATCCTGCAAAACTCCTCTACGATTTGTTACTAAAAAAGTTATCATAGAACGAGTGCATGCATGTAATTCGAACAATTTATATCCAGTTATAGCCAAAATCTATAACCATACTTAAAAATCTTCATTTGCTCGGTCCCTGAAGAAATCTCTTGAGAAGCCTCTGAAACACCGGATCTCATTGGTTACAACCGTAATCTTTTGTTTAATTTGATCGAAAGACTGTCCGGCGATATGTACGGATTGAAGACCTCTTGCTTGTATTAGCCCCTGGCGCAATCGCTTTACGCAAAGCTTCTACATAAGCAGTTCCAAGCTTGCTTAGGACCGTGCTTTTATGGGAAATCCAGCCTACATGAATGATTTCTTCACAGTCTAGCGGTACCGGAATAATCTCATTGCCGTTCAAATCTGCGCTCAGCACACCGGTTGAAATCGTATACCCATTCAGGCCGATCAACAAATTAAATAACGTTGCCCGGTCATTCACCCGAATGCTTTTATGGTGGGTAATCGTACTGAGAATCTCTTCTGAAAAATGAAACGAGTTATATTCTCCTTGGTCAAAGGACAAATACGGGTAAAACTCCAGCTCCTCAATACTCACCGTCTTCTGCCTGGCCAAGGGATTGTTAACGCTGATAAAGATATGCGGTTTGGCGATAAACAGACTGGTGAACTGCAAATTAGCCTCTCTCAGCATCTTATTCATAACTTTCTCATTCAAATCATTCACATACAGGATGCCAATTTCACTACGCATGCTTCGTACATCTTCAATAATTTCATAAGTTTTGGTTTCCCTTAGCGCAAATTCATACTCATCCTGCCCGTATTCTTGAACCAGACTGACAAAGGCATTCACCGCAAACGCATAGTGCTGAGTAGACACGGAAAAATGCTGCGGCGACGGCTTCGCATTCAAGTAACGGCTTTCCAGCAAATCGGCCTGCTCGATGACTTGCCTGGCGTAGCTCAGAAATTCAATGCCCTCCTTCGAAAGCGTAATACCCTTATTCGACCTCTCGAAAATGGTAAGCTGAAGCTCCTCCTCCAAATCTCGAATCGCACTTGATAGACTGGGTTGAGTGATGAATAACCGTTTTGCAGCTTCGTTAATCGACCCTCGTTTGGCCACCTCTATCACATATTTTAATTGCTGTAACGTCATACACTTGTCTCCTCTTCCACATTGCTTTGACTCCATTATAAATCGGAAATGAATTCAGCATGAATTGTTAATCTATCCGATTGTGAAAAAATTAAAATTGACAAACGATTTTAGAGCTTTTATATTATTCTAAGCGATATTGATAATCATTATCAAGTGAGCTTGTCCAATATTTGATAACAAAAGGAGAATGCAAGAATGACGAAAAAACTTTTTATCCCTTTGATCCTATTATTCACGGTCCTTACATCGGCTTGCGGCAGTCAAACCGCTTCAAACAGCGAGGCGCCCTCCTCCCCTCTTCCAAGCACTGCCGCGGCAGCAGATGACAAACCGTCAACCATTACCTATCAAGCCGAGAACGGCCCCATTCAAGTACCGGCCAGTCCCAAGCGTATTGTTGCGCTAACGAATGCCCCTAATGTTCTCTCCCTCGGAGGAACGCTGGTCGGCGTCGACGAATGGACGAACAAGAATCCGCTCTTCAAAGATAAGCTAACAGGCATCCCTGTTGTATCTGAAAATGATTTGGAAAAAATCATTGAACAGAAGCCGGATCTGATCATTGCCGGAACCCAAACGAAAAACATCGACAAGCTGGGTCAAATCGCGCCGACTGTCGTGTATACGTGGGGAAAGCTGGACTATTTGAACCAACAACTGGAAATCGGCAAGCTGCTGAATAAAGAACAAGAAGCGAAAATGTGGATCGATGATTTCAAACAACGCGCAGAAGCATTAGGCAAACAAGTGAAGCAAAAAATCGGCGAGAACGCAACGGTTTCCGTATTTGAGACTGATTCGAAAACCTTCTACGTCTTCGGTAACAACTGGGCACGCGGTACAGAAATTCTTTATCAGGCTATGGGCCTGAATATGCCGGACAAAGTCAAAGCAGATGCGCTGGGACCCGGGTACTACACCCTCTCTCAGGAAATACTGTCCAGCTATGCAGGAGATTATATTGTGCTCAGCAAAAGCATCTCCGGCGATAATTCATTCATGAAAACCGAGACTTGGAGCAATATCCCAGCCGTCAAGAACCAGCACGTCATTGAAATTGATACGGAAGCATCTACATACAGTGATCCTATTACACTAGATTACTTGCTGAATATATTCAAAAAAGGATTTCTTGGCGAATAAAAAATTCGCGCTCGCACAAATAAACGCCTTCTCGTTATGAGAGGGCGTTATTTTTACAACAAGATGTCTGCGATTTCAATAGAGGTGTGCTTGGAGAGATCGATGAACTCTTCTCCAATCTGCACCAAGGGACGAAAATAATCCACTGGATTCGTCATAATAATACTACCCGTCCGCTGGTCGTTTAAGATGACCTTCTTACCGATGAAATTCGGAATCATATGGAG
This genomic window from Paenibacillus hexagrammi contains:
- a CDS encoding LysR family transcriptional regulator — protein: MTLQQLKYVIEVAKRGSINEAAKRLFITQPSLSSAIRDLEEELQLTIFERSNKGITLSKEGIEFLSYARQVIEQADLLESRYLNAKPSPQHFSVSTQHYAFAVNAFVSLVQEYGQDEYEFALRETKTYEIIEDVRSMRSEIGILYVNDLNEKVMNKMLREANLQFTSLFIAKPHIFISVNNPLARQKTVSIEELEFYPYLSFDQGEYNSFHFSEEILSTITHHKSIRVNDRATLFNLLIGLNGYTISTGVLSADLNGNEIIPVPLDCEEIIHVGWISHKSTVLSKLGTAYVEALRKAIAPGANTSKRSSIRTYRRTVFRSN
- a CDS encoding iron-hydroxamate ABC transporter substrate-binding protein is translated as MTKKLFIPLILLFTVLTSACGSQTASNSEAPSSPLPSTAAAADDKPSTITYQAENGPIQVPASPKRIVALTNAPNVLSLGGTLVGVDEWTNKNPLFKDKLTGIPVVSENDLEKIIEQKPDLIIAGTQTKNIDKLGQIAPTVVYTWGKLDYLNQQLEIGKLLNKEQEAKMWIDDFKQRAEALGKQVKQKIGENATVSVFETDSKTFYVFGNNWARGTEILYQAMGLNMPDKVKADALGPGYYTLSQEILSSYAGDYIVLSKSISGDNSFMKTETWSNIPAVKNQHVIEIDTEASTYSDPITLDYLLNIFKKGFLGE